A genomic stretch from Campylobacter lari subsp. concheus includes:
- a CDS encoding RsmB/NOP family class I SAM-dependent RNA methyltransferase — protein MALLDLNTALDEIYTKEQKEQILQSFNQEKYINIFRNSLLIDNDELEEILNNENIEFEKIDLYCYKVPSIFKSKLSSMKAFNEGKFYIQNYSSYLCAKTLGVKAGESILDMCAAPGGKSLNLANFMQNEGYLASCELSKARFFTLKKTMENYQVKIAKCFLKDARIIGKTCPLKFDKILLDAPCSTFAKMGFEIQKNTKEIKQITNLQKKLLHSALLALKHGGELVYSTCTFLREENEAVLENALRNENFKLELLDFDLTKVDFICAKSDEFDLSFAKRVLPDDYADGFFIAKVKKY, from the coding sequence ATGGCCTTACTTGATTTAAATACAGCTTTAGATGAAATTTATACAAAAGAGCAAAAAGAACAAATCCTTCAAAGTTTTAATCAAGAAAAATATATTAATATTTTTAGAAATTCCTTGCTTATTGATAATGATGAATTGGAAGAAATTTTAAATAATGAAAATATAGAATTTGAAAAAATTGATCTATATTGCTATAAAGTTCCAAGTATCTTCAAAAGCAAACTAAGCTCAATGAAAGCTTTTAATGAGGGTAAGTTTTATATACAAAATTATTCTTCATATTTATGCGCTAAAACTTTGGGTGTTAAAGCTGGTGAGAGTATATTAGATATGTGTGCAGCTCCTGGTGGAAAAAGTTTAAATTTAGCTAATTTTATGCAAAATGAGGGTTATTTAGCAAGTTGTGAATTATCTAAAGCACGTTTTTTTACCTTGAAAAAAACCATGGAAAATTATCAAGTTAAAATTGCAAAATGTTTCCTAAAAGACGCACGCATAATAGGCAAGACTTGTCCTTTGAAATTTGATAAAATTTTACTTGATGCACCTTGCTCAACTTTTGCAAAAATGGGTTTTGAAATCCAAAAAAACACAAAAGAAATTAAGCAAATTACAAATTTACAAAAAAAGCTTTTACATTCAGCATTATTAGCTTTAAAACATGGCGGAGAATTAGTATATAGCACTTGTACATTTTTAAGAGAAGAAAACGAAGCGGTTTTAGAAAATGCATTAAGAAACGAAAATTTTAAATTAGAATTGCTTGATTTTGATTTAACCAAGGTTGATTTTATATGCGCAAAGAGTGATGAATTTGATTTATCGTTTGCTAAAAGAGTTTTGCCAGATGACTATGCAGATGGTTTTTTTATAGCAAAAGTGAAAAAATATTAA
- a CDS encoding MarC family protein, whose translation MFSDIESEIYAILLASVAIIAVLNPFGNLPQFIAMTEGLDAYTRKKLFRNIIYTAFCIVLAFLLSGPFIMKYLFKIDINDLRVAGGLILIIMSTKNLLFTPSSSQFQHYQGLSHKELLKKSIVPMAFPMLVGPGTLSTIVVISEDQNLAIAITSVLLTFAFIFALFHFSATIEKVIGKLVLYVFSRIALVFIMAMGVKMIAIGVQTYIQSNLG comes from the coding sequence ATGTTTTCAGATATAGAATCTGAAATTTATGCTATTTTACTTGCTTCTGTTGCTATTATAGCAGTCTTAAATCCTTTTGGAAATCTTCCACAATTTATAGCAATGACCGAAGGTCTAGATGCTTATACAAGAAAAAAACTTTTTAGAAATATCATTTATACTGCATTTTGTATTGTTTTAGCTTTTTTACTTTCTGGACCGTTTATCATGAAATATTTATTTAAAATAGATATTAATGATTTACGAGTTGCGGGCGGTTTGATTTTAATCATTATGAGTACTAAAAATTTACTTTTTACTCCATCAAGTTCTCAATTTCAACATTATCAAGGATTAAGCCATAAAGAATTATTGAAAAAAAGTATAGTCCCAATGGCATTTCCTATGCTAGTAGGCCCTGGAACACTTTCAACGATAGTGGTTATTTCAGAAGATCAAAATTTAGCTATAGCTATAACTTCTGTATTACTTACCTTTGCTTTTATTTTTGCTTTATTTCACTTTTCAGCTACCATTGAAAAAGTCATAGGAAAGCTTGTGCTTTATGTTTTTTCACGTATTGCTTTAGTTTTTATTATGGCTATGGGAGTAAAAATGATAGCTATTGGGGTTCAAACTTACATTCAATCTAATTTAGGATAA
- a CDS encoding single-stranded DNA-binding protein: protein MFNKVVLVGNLTRDIEMRYAPSGSAIGSSAIAVTRRFSTNTGEKREETCFIDISFFGRTAEIANQYLNKGSKVLIEGRLRFEQWSDQNGQNRSKHSIQVENLEMLGSTVQNNQQNNFDNQNYGYNQNFNQQQSFDPYAQVQTRTNPSNTYQNPQKETPMKEIDIDKYDDDTELPF, encoded by the coding sequence ATGTTTAATAAAGTCGTTTTAGTAGGTAATCTTACAAGGGATATAGAGATGCGTTATGCTCCATCAGGTAGCGCGATAGGCTCTTCTGCTATAGCTGTAACAAGAAGATTTAGTACAAATACAGGAGAAAAAAGAGAAGAAACCTGCTTTATCGACATTAGTTTTTTTGGTAGAACAGCAGAGATTGCTAATCAATACCTTAACAAAGGTAGTAAAGTTTTAATTGAAGGTCGTTTGAGATTTGAGCAGTGGAGCGATCAAAATGGACAAAATAGATCAAAACACAGCATTCAAGTTGAGAATTTAGAAATGCTAGGTTCAACTGTACAAAATAACCAACAAAACAATTTTGACAATCAAAATTATGGCTATAATCAAAATTTTAACCAACAACAAAGTTTTGATCCCTATGCTCAAGTACAAACTAGAACAAACCCATCTAATACTTATCAAAATCCTCAAAAGGAAACTCCTATGAAGGAAATTGATATTGATAAATATGATGATGATACAGAATTACCATTTTAA
- the holA gene encoding DNA polymerase III subunit delta, with amino-acid sequence MYKNQLQSLLNSNSFPNFFLLYGADNFQIELYAKFIKDKYSFDESLRFYFEEYDFKQAYDYLSSASLFSERKLLEIKTQKKIPSKELKQLLQLCQNSQDNYFLLEIYDESSKQSEAEKIFANNFCRFYKVNSAKEGMELLALKAKELNINITQNALYALFYNFNENLYLAANELNKFSGLNIDEKIIQEHCYSLSTISFENFFDKLMQKQDLRNELENILENYNEVALINALYANFYRLFKIALHVKIYGNLDLKEILGYTPPISVAQNLQKQALIVKISQYKHIFLTLCNCEYELKKNSKIEKKEFLISALLQLSTILKS; translated from the coding sequence ATGTATAAAAATCAACTTCAAAGCTTACTTAATAGCAATAGTTTTCCTAATTTTTTCTTGCTTTATGGAGCGGATAATTTCCAAATAGAGCTTTATGCTAAATTTATTAAAGATAAATACTCTTTTGATGAGAGTTTAAGATTTTATTTTGAAGAATATGATTTTAAGCAAGCCTATGATTATTTATCTAGCGCCTCCTTATTTAGCGAGAGAAAACTACTAGAAATCAAAACTCAAAAGAAAATCCCAAGTAAAGAACTCAAACAACTTTTACAGCTTTGTCAAAATTCGCAAGATAATTATTTTTTACTCGAAATTTATGATGAAAGCTCCAAACAAAGTGAAGCGGAGAAAATTTTTGCTAATAATTTTTGTAGATTTTATAAAGTAAATTCAGCTAAAGAAGGTATGGAGTTACTAGCTTTAAAAGCTAAAGAATTAAATATTAACATCACTCAAAATGCCCTTTATGCTCTTTTTTATAATTTTAATGAGAATTTATATTTGGCAGCTAATGAGTTAAATAAATTTAGTGGTTTAAATATCGATGAAAAAATTATTCAAGAGCATTGTTATAGCTTAAGCACTATTAGTTTTGAAAATTTTTTTGATAAACTAATGCAAAAACAAGATTTAAGAAACGAACTTGAAAATATTTTAGAAAATTATAATGAAGTAGCACTGATTAACGCCTTATATGCAAATTTTTATAGACTTTTTAAAATTGCTTTACATGTTAAAATTTATGGAAATTTAGACTTAAAAGAAATTTTAGGCTATACTCCGCCTATTTCTGTGGCACAAAATCTTCAAAAACAAGCTCTTATAGTCAAAATATCACAATATAAACATATCTTTTTAACACTTTGTAATTGCGAATATGAATTAAAAAAAAATTCTAAAATAGAAAAAAAAGAGTTTTTAATCTCAGCACTTTTACAACTTAGCACCATATTAAAAAGTTAA
- the rpsR gene encoding 30S ribosomal protein S18: protein MAEKRKYSRKYCKYTEAKVDFIDYKDTALLKHALSERFKIMPRRLTGTSKKHQEMVEVAIKRARHVALIPYIVDRKEVVTNPFEGL, encoded by the coding sequence ATGGCAGAAAAAAGAAAATATTCACGTAAATATTGCAAATATACAGAAGCTAAAGTTGATTTCATCGACTATAAAGATACAGCATTATTAAAACATGCTTTATCAGAAAGATTTAAAATCATGCCACGCCGTTTAACAGGTACTAGCAAAAAACACCAAGAAATGGTTGAAGTTGCTATTAAACGTGCAAGACATGTAGCACTTATCCCTTATATTGTAGATAGAAAAGAAGTTGTTACTAATCCTTTTGAGGGACTATAA
- the ruvX gene encoding Holliday junction resolvase RuvX, translating into MKTLALDIGLKRIGVALCVNKSIAMPLEAIIRKNRNQAANEVKKYIKEYDVNTLVVGIPLGGSSEDEMRKRIEHFISLLDFDKEVFFVDESFSSKNAQELGMVNLKKKDGKLDSLAAYLFLKDFYGLT; encoded by the coding sequence ATGAAAACTTTAGCATTAGATATAGGCTTAAAGCGTATTGGTGTTGCTTTGTGTGTTAATAAAAGTATAGCTATGCCACTTGAAGCTATTATTAGAAAAAACCGTAATCAAGCAGCAAATGAGGTAAAAAAGTACATCAAAGAGTATGATGTAAATACTTTAGTAGTAGGAATTCCTTTGGGTGGATCTAGCGAAGATGAAATGCGAAAAAGGATAGAACATTTCATATCTTTACTTGATTTTGATAAAGAAGTTTTTTTTGTTGATGAGAGTTTTAGTTCTAAAAATGCACAAGAACTTGGCATGGTGAATTTAAAGAAAAAAGATGGCAAACTTGATTCTTTAGCTGCGTATTTGTTTTTAAAGGATTTTTATGGCCTTACTTGA
- a CDS encoding type II secretion system protein produces the protein MKKAFSLLELALSLVILGVLIVILSNPAIHLYNHSYKIKNSNTVFLNLNQTLLSMEKIYHSCLNATLTSSSFECYMSANDDIFYDLSLKKLNFSGIILENNESFFSPKSNLHFIENGSSKGILSNYKDMHSEKKLKIYANDYMYFYDIKNSKIYKVLVNDREKIHFINEKFSGFYTILYAYVKVYLENENIYMQIDDLNHNKRSFLLAQNISKLIFKQDDKALKALICDKSQNECLSKWMFL, from the coding sequence ATGAAAAAAGCTTTTAGTTTATTAGAGCTTGCATTAAGCCTTGTTATCTTGGGTGTATTGATTGTTATCTTGAGCAATCCGGCCATACATCTTTATAATCATAGTTACAAAATTAAAAATTCCAACACAGTATTTTTAAATTTAAACCAAACTTTGCTTAGTATGGAAAAAATTTATCATTCTTGTTTAAATGCGACATTGACAAGTAGTTCTTTTGAGTGTTATATGAGCGCAAATGATGATATTTTTTATGATTTATCATTGAAAAAATTAAACTTTAGTGGCATTATTTTAGAAAACAATGAAAGTTTTTTTAGTCCAAAAAGCAATTTGCATTTTATAGAAAATGGAAGTTCTAAAGGAATTTTAAGTAATTATAAAGATATGCATAGCGAAAAAAAGTTAAAAATATATGCTAATGATTATATGTATTTTTATGATATAAAAAATTCAAAAATTTATAAAGTATTAGTAAATGATAGAGAGAAAATCCATTTTATTAATGAGAAATTTAGTGGATTTTATACTATTTTATATGCTTATGTTAAGGTATATTTAGAAAATGAAAATATTTATATGCAAATAGATGATTTAAATCATAATAAACGATCTTTTTTATTAGCTCAAAATATTTCAAAGCTTATTTTCAAGCAAGATGATAAGGCGCTAAAAGCTTTAATATGTGATAAAAGTCAAAATGAATGTTTATCTAAGTGGATGTTTTTATGA
- a CDS encoding pyrroline-5-carboxylate reductase encodes MSEIYILGNGAMASAIAKGLKDTYKVVVVARDLKKASSLNLEVLSYEEFDLEDKNVILAFKPYALEEVAVKLKGKARWLISVLANTTFEQLHCVNAQNYIKIMPNTAAEFKASATAYLMENDLYKHEIISLLNTFGKAISLQNEKEFDVAMVLSGCAPAFLALVAESLANAGVKNGLKNELSYELTRACFESFSALFNHTHPAIIKEKICSPAGVTIRGVEALEKRALRGAFFEAFNASLNK; translated from the coding sequence ATGTCTGAAATTTATATTTTAGGAAATGGCGCTATGGCAAGTGCTATAGCTAAAGGTTTAAAAGATACTTATAAAGTAGTTGTTGTTGCTAGGGATTTAAAAAAAGCTAGTAGCTTAAATTTAGAAGTTTTATCTTATGAAGAATTTGATTTAGAAGATAAAAATGTTATTTTAGCATTTAAACCTTATGCTTTAGAAGAAGTAGCTGTTAAATTAAAAGGCAAGGCAAGATGGCTTATTTCAGTTTTAGCAAATACTACTTTTGAGCAACTTCATTGTGTTAATGCACAAAATTATATAAAAATCATGCCAAATACAGCAGCTGAATTTAAAGCCTCAGCGACTGCGTATTTGATGGAAAATGATTTATATAAACATGAAATTATATCTTTGTTAAATACTTTTGGTAAAGCCATAAGTTTGCAAAATGAAAAAGAATTTGATGTGGCTATGGTTTTAAGTGGGTGTGCTCCTGCGTTTTTGGCTTTGGTAGCAGAAAGTTTAGCAAATGCAGGTGTGAAAAATGGTTTAAAAAATGAGCTTAGTTATGAGCTTACGCGTGCTTGTTTTGAAAGCTTTAGTGCTTTGTTTAACCATACACATCCTGCTATTATTAAAGAAAAAATTTGTTCTCCAGCAGGGGTGACTATAAGAGGAGTTGAGGCTTTAGAAAAAAGAGCTTTGCGCGGTGCTTTTTTTGAAGCTTTTAATGCAAGTTTAAATAAATGA
- the rpsF gene encoding 30S ribosomal protein S6, giving the protein MRHYEVLFILKPTLTEEEVSAKLEFVKEVLTKNGAEIESVVPMGTRKLAYKIKKYERGTYFVIYFKAPTNLIAELERVLRITEEVIRFLIVKYENKKEIAAWEKLSKGIKQNKKEIKASESTEG; this is encoded by the coding sequence ATGAGACATTATGAAGTTTTATTCATATTAAAACCGACACTTACAGAAGAAGAAGTAAGTGCTAAGTTGGAATTCGTAAAAGAAGTCCTTACAAAAAATGGCGCAGAAATTGAAAGCGTAGTTCCAATGGGAACAAGAAAACTTGCGTACAAAATTAAAAAATACGAAAGAGGAACTTATTTTGTGATTTATTTCAAAGCTCCTACAAATTTAATAGCAGAGCTTGAAAGGGTATTAAGAATCACTGAAGAAGTAATTAGATTTTTAATCGTAAAATATGAAAATAAAAAAGAAATTGCAGCTTGGGAAAAACTAAGCAAAGGTATCAAACAAAATAAAAAAGAAATCAAAGCTAGTGAAAGTACAGAAGGCTAA
- a CDS encoding DNA-processing protein DprA: MKFIENIEDFKNLLNPPSKIYYKGNLELLNARKVAVIGSRKMSVYTKNCLVELVTLLKKTNVCVVSGGALGVDIQAAKIAYPQTIAIFANGLDEIYPKANTNEILNIYENALALSENEGNYKAKPYDFLLRNRLIIALSEVVIIAQADLKSGSMQSARLALGMNKPIYVLPHRKNESDGTNLLLATKKANLIHDFDEFAKMFGELHYEQSEDDLLSFLKHEDDLEKVLKKFGDRVYEYELEGLVEISGVKIRACL; the protein is encoded by the coding sequence ATGAAATTTATTGAAAATATTGAGGATTTTAAAAATCTTTTAAATCCGCCTTCAAAGATTTATTATAAGGGTAATTTAGAGCTTTTAAATGCTAGAAAAGTAGCTGTTATAGGTTCTAGAAAAATGAGTGTTTATACCAAAAATTGTCTTGTTGAACTGGTGACTTTGTTAAAAAAAACTAATGTTTGTGTGGTAAGTGGCGGGGCTTTGGGGGTTGATATCCAAGCAGCTAAAATAGCTTACCCTCAAACCATAGCTATATTTGCTAATGGGCTTGATGAGATTTATCCAAAAGCAAACACAAATGAAATTTTAAATATTTATGAAAATGCTTTAGCTTTAAGTGAAAATGAAGGAAATTACAAGGCAAAGCCCTACGATTTTTTATTAAGAAATAGGCTTATTATTGCTTTAAGTGAGGTTGTTATAATAGCTCAAGCTGATTTAAAAAGTGGTTCTATGCAAAGCGCAAGACTTGCTTTAGGTATGAATAAACCTATATATGTATTACCTCATAGGAAAAATGAAAGTGATGGAACAAATTTGCTTTTAGCTACAAAAAAGGCAAATTTAATTCATGATTTTGATGAATTTGCAAAAATGTTTGGAGAGCTTCATTATGAGCAAAGTGAAGATGATTTATTAAGTTTTTTAAAACATGAAGACGATTTAGAAAAAGTTTTAAAAAAATTTGGCGATAGAGTTTATGAGTATGAACTTGAGGGTTTGGTAGAAATATCTGGAGTGAAAATAAGAGCTTGCTTATGA
- a CDS encoding divergent polysaccharide deacetylase family protein, protein MNKKYKVLLALCLVVFGIFLFAFGALFLKKEENKVLDFNQTIIKKEPLSPTIEQESNFSFNDINLTLENEKLEFLDKNISEILNLNPVNTELNQTKEDNQTLILEVIDQNASKELNNEEQNISDKNEDNKTQILVQKNTKPRLAIIIDDMASHTHVDMLKKTNLKLIPSFFPPDKHHPYTAEFAKDFDFFMVHLPLAAIKYDKAELNTLHPSDDMQKISKRVAFVKEQFPRAKFINNHTGSLFTANKQAMEKLFSAFKQNDFIFVDSRTIGKSKAKNLANQFNQSYIARDVFLDNEDNITYIKNQLKQAVEEAKKKGFAIAIGHPREKTFKALVQSKELLNSVELVYLNEIY, encoded by the coding sequence ATAAATAAAAAATACAAAGTGCTTTTGGCACTTTGTTTGGTTGTGTTTGGAATTTTTCTTTTTGCATTTGGAGCTTTGTTTTTAAAAAAAGAAGAAAATAAAGTTTTAGATTTCAATCAAACTATAATTAAAAAAGAACCATTGTCACCTACAATAGAGCAAGAAAGTAATTTTAGTTTTAATGATATAAATTTGACTTTAGAAAATGAAAAATTAGAATTTTTAGATAAAAATATTAGTGAAATTTTAAATTTAAACCCTGTAAATACAGAGTTAAATCAAACTAAAGAAGATAATCAAACTTTAATTTTAGAAGTAATAGATCAAAATGCAAGCAAAGAATTAAACAACGAAGAGCAAAATATATCAGATAAAAACGAGGATAATAAAACTCAAATCCTAGTGCAAAAAAATACCAAACCTCGTCTAGCAATTATTATAGATGATATGGCAAGTCACACTCATGTAGATATGCTTAAAAAAACAAATTTAAAATTAATCCCATCTTTTTTTCCACCTGATAAACATCATCCTTATACAGCTGAGTTCGCAAAGGATTTTGACTTTTTTATGGTGCATTTGCCCCTTGCTGCTATAAAATACGACAAGGCAGAATTAAATACTTTACATCCTAGTGATGATATGCAAAAAATAAGCAAGCGTGTAGCTTTTGTAAAAGAACAATTTCCAAGAGCAAAATTTATTAACAACCACACAGGAAGTTTATTTACTGCAAATAAGCAGGCTATGGAAAAATTATTTAGTGCTTTTAAACAAAACGATTTTATTTTTGTTGATTCAAGAACCATAGGAAAATCTAAAGCTAAAAATTTAGCAAATCAGTTTAATCAATCTTATATAGCTAGAGATGTTTTTTTGGATAATGAAGATAATATAACATATATTAAAAATCAACTCAAACAAGCAGTAGAAGAGGCAAAAAAGAAAGGTTTTGCTATTGCTATTGGTCATCCAAGAGAAAAGACTTTTAAAGCTTTGGTGCAAAGTAAAGAATTGTTAAATTCAGTTGAGCTTGTGTATTTAAATGAAATTTATTGA
- the ilvC gene encoding ketol-acid reductoisomerase encodes MAVSIYYDKDCDINLIKSKKVAIIGFGSQGHAHAMNLRDSGVDIIIGLKEGGQSWAKAQKANFIVKSVKEATKEADLIMILAPDEIQSEIFNEEIKPELKAGKTLAFAHGFNIHYGQIVAPKGIDVIMIAPKAPGHTVRHEFSIGGGTPCLIAIHQDESKNAKNLALSYASAIGGGRTGIIETTFKAETETDLFGEQAVLCGGLSALIQAGFETLVEAGYEPEMAYFECLHEMKLIVDLIYQGGIADMRYSVSNTAEYGDYITGSKIITKETKEAMKGVLKDIQNGSFAKDFILERRANFARMHAERKLMNDSLIEKTGRELRAMMPWISAKKLVDKDKN; translated from the coding sequence ATGGCTGTATCAATTTATTATGATAAAGATTGTGATATTAATTTAATAAAATCAAAAAAAGTAGCTATTATAGGTTTTGGCTCTCAAGGTCATGCTCATGCTATGAATTTAAGAGATAGTGGCGTAGATATTATCATAGGCTTAAAAGAGGGTGGGCAAAGTTGGGCAAAAGCTCAAAAAGCAAATTTTATAGTAAAAAGCGTAAAAGAAGCTACCAAAGAAGCAGATTTGATTATGATTTTAGCTCCTGATGAAATTCAAAGTGAAATTTTTAATGAGGAAATTAAACCTGAATTAAAAGCAGGCAAAACTTTAGCATTTGCACATGGATTTAATATCCATTATGGACAAATCGTTGCTCCAAAAGGTATAGATGTGATTATGATAGCTCCTAAAGCTCCAGGTCATACTGTAAGGCATGAATTTAGTATAGGTGGGGGCACTCCTTGTTTAATTGCTATCCATCAAGATGAAAGTAAAAATGCTAAAAATTTAGCTTTAAGTTATGCTAGTGCTATAGGTGGTGGTAGAACAGGTATTATAGAAACAACTTTTAAAGCTGAAACTGAAACAGATTTATTTGGTGAGCAAGCAGTGCTTTGTGGAGGACTTAGTGCTTTAATCCAAGCTGGTTTTGAAACCTTAGTTGAAGCAGGGTATGAGCCTGAAATGGCATATTTTGAATGCTTGCATGAAATGAAATTAATTGTGGATTTGATTTATCAAGGTGGTATTGCTGATATGAGATATTCTGTTTCTAATACTGCTGAATATGGAGATTATATCACAGGATCTAAGATTATTACCAAAGAAACTAAAGAGGCTATGAAAGGTGTTTTAAAAGACATACAAAATGGAAGTTTTGCTAAAGATTTTATCTTAGAAAGAAGAGCGAATTTTGCAAGAATGCATGCAGAGCGTAAATTAATGAATGATTCTTTGATAGAAAAAACAGGACGCGAACTTCGCGCTATGATGCCTTGGATTAGTGCTAAAAAATTAGTTGATAAAGATAAAAACTAA
- a CDS encoding VacB/RNase II family 3'-5' exoribonuclease codes for MKELFNQLSYGLNANEITNKNKQIIKELLTCDIIKFYKNKYYLKDGFTFGKIDISVNGTGFLESFDPAFKRDLLIENKNLKGANYADIVVAKLLPLKKKRPSAKVILILKRAHETSLVITKKYGEVVLGVNIQTGLTCALKASQKSLKALPLGTILKIENHDNNITEVIGHIDDDFVDEKISLALFNKNAIFDNLCENEAKAYGDKVDASMYPSRKDLRNLNFCTIDPIDAKDFDDAIYYDKNEHAIYIAIADVSAYVHAYSAIDKEARSRGFSIYFPHIAIPMLPRALSENICSLKPNEDRLTFCFKISLDQNNEVIKEELFEAIINSKRRFNYDEVDKYLQTQEDLGAINWLYEVFKITQNLRKKRLKNACEFKTQELRMTLDENNKLIKTRLENDTASHNLIEDCMLLANKAAAKLIDIGVFRNHLSPDYKKIDQLLADLSTLSIDINSKNNVIELFKDIQTLANELNIREEVDKLIIKAQKKAEYSSENAGHFGLGFDKYTHFTSPIRRYSDLILHRLLKAKINNDEKMFNYLLLNIQSTCEELSLLEREADKVAWHFMDRKFTRWAKENIGKRFKALVVENQSSLQVKLNDEIKGALIAIIGSRANLLENVEVEITEVDIVSAKIFGKITKHFSLERNQNV; via the coding sequence ATGAAAGAATTATTTAATCAACTAAGTTATGGTCTAAATGCTAATGAAATTACTAATAAAAACAAGCAAATAATTAAAGAGTTATTAACTTGTGATATTATTAAATTTTATAAAAACAAATACTATTTAAAAGATGGCTTTACTTTTGGTAAAATTGACATTTCTGTTAATGGAACGGGATTTTTAGAAAGTTTTGATCCTGCTTTTAAGCGTGATTTGCTCATAGAAAATAAAAATTTAAAAGGAGCAAATTATGCTGATATAGTTGTGGCAAAATTACTTCCTCTTAAAAAAAAGCGTCCAAGTGCTAAAGTTATTTTAATACTTAAAAGAGCCCATGAAACTTCTTTGGTTATAACTAAAAAATACGGCGAAGTAGTCCTTGGAGTAAATATTCAAACAGGACTCACATGTGCCTTAAAAGCCTCTCAAAAATCCTTAAAAGCTCTGCCTTTAGGAACTATTTTAAAAATAGAAAATCATGATAATAATATCACTGAAGTGATAGGGCATATTGATGATGATTTTGTGGATGAAAAAATTTCCTTAGCACTTTTTAATAAAAATGCAATTTTTGATAATTTATGTGAAAATGAAGCAAAAGCTTATGGAGATAAAGTCGATGCAAGCATGTATCCATCAAGAAAAGATCTTAGAAATTTAAATTTTTGCACCATTGATCCAATTGATGCAAAAGATTTTGATGATGCAATTTATTATGATAAAAATGAACATGCCATTTATATAGCCATAGCTGATGTAAGTGCTTATGTACATGCTTATAGTGCTATTGATAAAGAAGCAAGATCAAGGGGTTTTTCGATTTATTTTCCTCATATTGCTATACCTATGTTGCCAAGAGCTTTGAGTGAAAATATTTGCTCACTAAAACCTAATGAAGATAGGTTGACATTTTGTTTTAAAATAAGCTTAGATCAAAACAATGAAGTGATTAAAGAAGAGCTTTTTGAGGCTATTATTAACTCAAAACGCCGTTTTAATTACGATGAAGTTGATAAGTATTTACAAACGCAAGAAGACTTAGGTGCGATTAATTGGCTTTATGAAGTTTTTAAAATCACTCAAAATTTACGAAAAAAACGATTAAAAAATGCCTGTGAGTTTAAAACCCAAGAGTTAAGAATGACTTTAGATGAAAATAATAAACTCATAAAAACACGCCTTGAAAATGACACAGCCTCGCATAATTTAATCGAAGATTGCATGCTTTTAGCCAATAAAGCTGCAGCAAAACTCATTGATATAGGAGTTTTTAGAAATCACTTAAGTCCTGATTATAAAAAAATAGATCAATTGCTAGCTGATCTTTCAACGCTTAGTATAGATATTAATTCTAAAAATAATGTCATAGAATTATTTAAAGATATTCAAACCTTAGCAAATGAGCTAAATATAAGAGAAGAAGTAGATAAACTCATCATCAAGGCGCAAAAAAAGGCCGAATATTCTAGTGAAAATGCGGGACATTTTGGCTTGGGTTTTGATAAATATACCCATTTTACAAGCCCTATTAGAAGGTATTCTGATCTTATTTTACATAGACTTTTAAAGGCTAAAATCAACAATGATGAAAAAATGTTTAATTATTTGCTTTTAAACATACAAAGCACTTGTGAGGAATTAAGCCTACTAGAAAGAGAAGCAGATAAAGTTGCTTGGCATTTCATGGATAGAAAATTTACAAGATGGGCAAAGGAAAATATAGGAAAAAGATTTAAGGCTTTAGTGGTAGAAAATCAAAGTTCATTGCAAGTAAAATTAAATGATGAAATTAAAGGGGCTTTGATTGCTATCATAGGTTCAAGGGCAAATTTATTAGAAAATGTAGAAGTAGAAATCACTGAAGTGGATATTGTTAGTGCCAAAATTTTTGGAAAAATCACCAAGCATTTTAGTTTAGAAAGAAACCAAAATGTATAA